Proteins co-encoded in one Streptomyces sp. NBC_01283 genomic window:
- a CDS encoding oxidoreductase has translation MSAEYATFGLAPAMRAGGVLANGDYQVHRDFVDFIVNGRPLLFQLSDLDAVSPLASDVPPAIFTHHVRGLLLEAEAPLLDDRHVIYGCPECEGLECGAVTAVIEQAPDGTDTYVWRDFAWQTAERADLKLNGYHGIGPFRFRGAEYREALRQLLADGEPAARRRRVLLIGARVAVLAKLAAALRTIGVGAEIAADAAGVPPDELRTYGAVAFGRSVPAETREGVRAAFEGAGLQVAYVDGLAPIIPLLVAQIEHALDRSPLELRRLTRLAAADGAAGVDITSTCRVQLTAYRLDRLSRTQTHQVFDGVLEPGEHRITLDRKATKGESYVVARTTDSVLTAPIVR, from the coding sequence ATGTCTGCCGAGTACGCGACCTTCGGTCTGGCACCGGCCATGCGCGCCGGTGGGGTCCTCGCCAACGGTGACTACCAAGTCCACCGGGATTTCGTCGACTTCATCGTGAACGGGCGCCCGCTGCTGTTCCAGCTCTCCGACCTCGACGCCGTCTCCCCGCTCGCCTCCGACGTCCCACCCGCGATCTTCACCCACCACGTGCGCGGACTCCTCCTGGAGGCCGAGGCGCCCCTGCTCGACGACCGGCACGTCATCTACGGCTGCCCCGAGTGCGAGGGACTGGAGTGCGGGGCGGTCACGGCGGTCATCGAGCAGGCGCCGGACGGCACCGACACCTACGTATGGCGGGACTTCGCCTGGCAGACGGCCGAGCGGGCCGATCTGAAACTCAACGGCTACCACGGCATAGGGCCCTTCCGCTTCCGGGGCGCCGAATACCGCGAGGCGCTGCGGCAGTTGCTGGCGGACGGCGAACCCGCGGCGCGTCGCCGCAGGGTGCTCCTGATCGGCGCCCGCGTCGCTGTCCTCGCCAAGCTCGCGGCGGCTCTGCGCACGATCGGCGTCGGCGCCGAGATCGCGGCGGACGCGGCGGGCGTGCCACCGGACGAGCTGCGGACGTACGGGGCGGTGGCCTTCGGACGGTCCGTCCCGGCGGAGACGCGCGAGGGGGTGCGCGCGGCGTTCGAGGGCGCGGGGCTCCAGGTCGCGTACGTCGACGGCCTCGCCCCGATCATCCCGCTGCTGGTCGCCCAGATAGAACACGCCCTGGACCGCAGCCCGTTGGAGCTGCGCCGCCTGACGCGGCTCGCGGCGGCGGACGGCGCGGCGGGCGTCGACATCACCTCGACCTGCCGGGTCCAGCTCACCGCCTACCGCCTCGACCGACTCTCCCGCACGCAGACCCACCAGGTCTTCGACGGCGTCCTGGAGCCGGGGGAACACCGGATCACACTGGACAGGAAGGCGACAAAGGGCGAGTCGTACGTGGTGGCACGAACGACGGACAGCGTGCTTACGGCGCCGATAGTGAGGTAG
- a CDS encoding BCCT family transporter, giving the protein MTQEQQKADSGGGPPDSGAGLAAERAPQTDRIVFGVTAVLTLAFVVWGAVATDSLEKTSTKMLNGLIHNGGWAFMLAASGFVVFALWLAVSRYGKITLGKEGEEPEFRTVSWVAMMFSAGMGIGLMFYGVSEPLAHFTTPPPGTDPADSAAKMETAMATTLFHWTLHPWAIYAVVGLAIAYSTFRRERRQTISAVFEPLIGAKHAHGAWGRVIDIIAIFATLFGSAASLGLGALQIGSGFEVLDWSSDVPTSLLVAIIAVLTVAFVASAISGVEKGVQWLSNINMVLAFLLIVFVFIVGPTVIVLDLLPTSIGAYLGDLPQLVGRTEASSGKGVSDWLGSWTVFYWAWWISWTPFVGMFIARISRGRTIRQFVGGVILVPSTVSLLWFAVFGGTAMKVKERGGLADESTPEGQLFGLLHEYPIATVTSLLVMILVGIFFVSGADAASIVMGTLSQKGALEPGKFVVVFWGVVTGAVAAIMLLIGDGSGNALQGLQNLTILVAAPFTLVMIGMCVALMRDLRQDPLIVRGEHGTEAVEKAVIAGHEQYDGDFEIRIGPSDNGDDEGATKAESV; this is encoded by the coding sequence GTGACGCAGGAACAGCAGAAAGCGGACAGTGGGGGAGGCCCGCCCGATTCGGGGGCGGGCCTGGCCGCCGAACGGGCCCCGCAGACCGACCGGATCGTGTTCGGTGTCACCGCCGTACTCACCCTGGCCTTCGTGGTCTGGGGCGCCGTGGCGACGGATTCGCTCGAGAAGACCTCGACGAAGATGCTCAACGGCCTGATCCACAACGGCGGCTGGGCCTTCATGCTGGCCGCGAGCGGCTTCGTAGTCTTCGCGCTCTGGCTCGCCGTCAGCCGGTACGGGAAGATCACCCTCGGCAAGGAGGGCGAGGAGCCGGAATTCCGCACCGTCTCCTGGGTCGCCATGATGTTCAGCGCCGGTATGGGCATCGGTCTGATGTTCTATGGCGTGAGCGAGCCGCTCGCCCACTTCACGACGCCCCCGCCGGGCACGGACCCGGCCGACTCCGCCGCGAAGATGGAAACGGCGATGGCCACGACCCTCTTCCACTGGACGCTCCACCCGTGGGCGATCTACGCGGTCGTGGGTCTCGCCATCGCGTACAGCACGTTCCGGCGTGAGCGCAGGCAGACCATCAGCGCCGTCTTCGAGCCGCTCATCGGCGCCAAGCACGCCCACGGCGCCTGGGGCAGGGTCATCGACATCATCGCCATCTTCGCCACGCTCTTCGGGTCGGCGGCCTCGCTGGGGCTCGGCGCGCTGCAGATCGGCAGTGGCTTCGAGGTGCTCGACTGGAGCAGCGATGTGCCCACCAGCCTGTTGGTGGCCATCATCGCCGTCCTGACCGTGGCGTTCGTGGCGTCCGCCATCTCCGGAGTGGAGAAGGGGGTGCAGTGGCTGTCGAACATCAACATGGTGCTCGCGTTCCTGCTCATCGTCTTCGTCTTCATCGTGGGTCCGACGGTCATCGTCCTCGACCTGCTGCCGACCTCGATCGGTGCCTACCTCGGGGATCTGCCCCAGCTGGTCGGGCGTACGGAGGCGTCGAGCGGCAAGGGCGTCTCGGACTGGCTCGGCAGCTGGACGGTCTTCTACTGGGCCTGGTGGATCTCGTGGACGCCCTTCGTGGGCATGTTCATCGCGAGGATCAGCCGCGGCCGTACGATCCGCCAGTTCGTGGGCGGCGTCATCCTGGTGCCCAGCACCGTCAGCCTTCTCTGGTTCGCCGTGTTCGGCGGCACCGCGATGAAGGTGAAGGAGCGCGGCGGCCTCGCCGACGAGTCCACGCCCGAGGGGCAGCTCTTCGGTCTGCTGCACGAGTACCCGATCGCCACGGTGACGAGCCTGCTCGTCATGATCCTCGTGGGCATCTTCTTCGTCTCGGGCGCCGACGCGGCGTCGATCGTCATGGGCACGCTCTCGCAGAAGGGCGCGCTCGAACCCGGCAAGTTCGTGGTCGTGTTCTGGGGTGTCGTGACCGGAGCCGTGGCGGCGATCATGCTGTTGATCGGCGACGGATCGGGCAACGCCCTCCAGGGCCTGCAGAATCTGACGATCCTGGTGGCCGCGCCGTTCACCCTGGTGATGATCGGGATGTGCGTGGCGCTCATGCGGGACCTGCGCCAGGACCCGCTGATCGTGCGCGGCGAGCACGGCACGGAAGCCGTCGAGAAGGCCGTGATCGCGGGCCACGAGCAGTACGACGGTGACTTCGAGATCCGTATCGGCCCGAGCGACAACGGGGACGACGAGGGGGCGACCAAGGCCGAGTCGGTCTGA
- a CDS encoding M14 family metallocarboxypeptidase, which translates to MRPRTGLTPRARTLALACAAAALAAPLVTVPAQATPTPPRTGFEKTNGARWTSQPEEQELLAAVDKATDRVSVSRIGTTKQDRPVQLVRIGERPTKNTVLLICSQHGDEPSGRDACLSTIRDLAYAKDKKTRKFLSRTTLLVVPTANPDGRAADTRGNSDGVDINRDHLSLRTAEARAMAAVIRDRQPDSIYDLHEYGATPKYYDKDLFDLWPRNLNTDEAVHKEAQTLSQTYVRPAANKAGHTTGTYGIWTDPVTGDPIKQTAGDGQERILRNMSGIKHAAGLLIESRVDPLTDAEKKDEALNNRRRVKSQLSALGGLFAYADERRGQLEAATGAARLEGFRDRGPVYVGGADNDPAEPSEVIQDPPCGYRLDAAQYGDVKDELALHGVKVRPAGRGAYVPLRQSARNLVPLLLDERAPYHLVTGRPDTGC; encoded by the coding sequence ATGAGACCCCGCACCGGCCTCACGCCCCGCGCCCGCACTCTGGCGCTCGCCTGCGCCGCCGCCGCGCTCGCCGCACCCCTCGTGACCGTGCCCGCGCAGGCGACGCCGACGCCGCCCCGCACCGGATTCGAGAAGACCAACGGCGCACGCTGGACCAGCCAGCCCGAGGAACAGGAACTCCTCGCCGCCGTCGACAAGGCGACCGACCGGGTCTCGGTGTCCCGCATCGGCACCACCAAGCAGGACCGGCCCGTCCAACTGGTCCGCATCGGCGAACGCCCCACGAAGAACACGGTGTTGCTGATCTGCAGCCAGCACGGCGACGAACCGTCCGGCCGCGACGCCTGCCTGTCGACCATCCGCGACCTGGCGTACGCCAAGGACAAGAAGACCCGGAAGTTCCTCTCGCGCACCACGCTCCTCGTCGTCCCCACCGCCAACCCGGACGGCCGCGCCGCCGACACCCGGGGCAACTCCGACGGCGTCGACATCAACCGCGACCACCTCTCCCTGCGGACCGCGGAGGCCCGCGCCATGGCCGCCGTCATCCGCGACCGGCAGCCCGACTCCATATACGACCTGCACGAGTACGGAGCGACCCCGAAGTACTACGACAAAGACCTGTTCGACCTGTGGCCGCGCAACCTGAACACCGACGAGGCGGTGCACAAGGAGGCGCAGACCCTCTCGCAGACCTACGTCAGGCCCGCCGCCAACAAGGCGGGCCACACGACGGGGACGTACGGGATCTGGACCGACCCCGTGACCGGCGACCCGATCAAGCAGACGGCGGGCGACGGCCAGGAGCGCATCCTGCGCAACATGTCCGGCATCAAGCACGCGGCGGGGCTGCTCATCGAGAGCCGCGTCGACCCGCTCACCGACGCCGAGAAGAAGGACGAGGCGCTGAACAACCGGCGCCGCGTGAAGTCCCAACTCTCGGCGCTCGGCGGCCTGTTCGCGTACGCGGACGAGCGGCGCGGCCAGTTGGAGGCGGCCACCGGTGCGGCCCGCCTCGAAGGCTTCCGTGACCGCGGGCCCGTCTATGTCGGCGGTGCGGACAACGACCCCGCCGAGCCGTCCGAGGTGATCCAGGACCCGCCCTGCGGCTACCGGCTCGACGCCGCACAGTACGGCGACGTCAAGGACGAACTGGCCTTGCACGGAGTCAAGGTCAGGCCAGCGGGCAGGGGTGCCTACGTCCCCCTGCGGCAGTCGGCGCGAAACCTCGTACCGTTGCTGCTCGACGAGCGTGCTCCCTATCACCTGGTGACGGGTCGGCCCGACACCGGCTGTTGA